The Caulobacter sp. FWC2 region CGAGGCCGAAGGCTGGGACGTCACCGACGACAAGCGTCGGCCGCTCCGCGTCCTGGGTCACTTTTCCGCGCCGCTCTGGCTGGCGCTGCGCGGCGTGGCCGGGACCCTGCCCTTTCAGCCGGAAAGCACCGAGCCGGAAGCCTGGATGTCCAAGTTGGAGGCCGAGGCCAAGCGTTTTCGCAAGCGCTAGGACCTTTCGGGAGCATCGATAGGCTGGCGCCAAGCTAAGGCTTGCGTTCCAGGTCTCGCTGGCCAAACTCGCCCCGACCTGTTTTGAGCGCGCGTCGGGGGCGCATCGCATGACCTTTCTAGAGCGGCAGTTCGGGCTTTCGGCCCAGGGCACGAGCGTGCGCACCGAGGTGCTGGCCGGCTTCACGACCTTCCTGACCATGGCCTATATCGTGATCGTCAACCCGGCGATCCTGGGCCAGACCGGCATGCCGATCGCCGCCGTCGCCGCCGCCACCTGCCTGGCCGCGGGCTTCGGCTCGATCCTGATGGGACTGATCGCCAACTACCCGATCGCCCTGGCCCCCGGCATGGGCCTGAACGCCTATTTCACCTTCACCGTCGTCAAGGGCATGGGCCTGCCGTGGGAAACGGCGCTGGGCTGCGTCTTCCTGTCGGGCGTGGCCTTCCTGATCCTGACCGTGGCGGGGATCCGGCAGCTGATCGTGGGGGCGATACCGCGCCCGCTGTTCTCGGCCGTCGCGGCGGGCGTGGGTCTGTTCATCGCCTTCATCGGCCTCAAGGAAGCCGGCATCATCGTCGCCAATCCGGCCACCACGGTGGCCCTGGGCGACCTCACCCAGCCGACGGCGGTCCTGGCCATACTGGGCCTGGCCGTCATGGGCGGGCTGATGGTCTGGCGGGTAAAGGGCGCGATCCTGATCGGCATCCTGGTCGCCGCCGCTGCCGGCTGGGCCCTGGGCCTGGCCAAGGTCGTTCCCGGCGAGTCGGGCCTGGCCGCCCTGACGGCCACGGCCTTCAAGCTGGACGTACCCGCCGCCCTGCACCTGAACGGCGGAGCCGGCATGGCCATCGCGGAAGTGATCTTCGTCTTCCTGTTCGTCGACCTGTTCGACAATGTCGGGACCCTGGTGGCGGTGACCAAGAAGGCGGGCCTCGTGCAGCCCGACGGCACGATCCCGCGCCTGAACCGCATCCTCACCGCCGACAGCATCGCCACGATCGGCGGCTCGCTGGCCGGCACCTCGACCGTCGTCAGCTATATCGAGAGCGCCTCGGGTGTCGCGGCCGGTGGCCGCACGGGCCTGACCGCCATCGTGGTCGGCCTGCTGTTCCTGCTGACCCTGTTCTTCGCGCCCTGGGTCCAGGCGATTCCGGCCGCCGCCACGGCCCCGGCCCTGATCATCGTCGGCTCGATGATGATCGGCGCTCTGGCCGATATCGACTGGGAGGATCCGGGCGTGGCCATCCCCGCCTTCCTGACGGTGATCGCCATCCCGCTGACCTTCTCGATCGCCAACGGCCTGGCGTTCGGCATCACCGCCTTCGCCGTCCTGAAGCTGGCGCGCGGTCAGGCCAAGCCCGGCGACTGGCTGCTGTTCGTCCTGGCGGCCCTTTTCGTGGCGCGGTTCATCTACATGGGGTCAGCCTAGGAAGGCGACTATGAACCCGTTTGCCCTTGAGCCGCCTTTCGGCTAAGACCCGCTTCCGCCCTGGTCAGCCAGGGTCGCGCGCACCCGTAGCTCAGCTGGATAGAGCGTTGCCCTCCGAAGGCAAAGGCCATAGGTTCGAATCCTATCGGGTGCGCCATTTTTCCCAATAAGATCAACTTCTTGCTTACAGCACACCCTAGGCTGCGGGCGCGAGATCGAAGCCGGCCTCGTCAAACACTTCAAGCCTGCTCGGCTTGGGCAGGGACGCGTCGCCATGCAGGCGCGCCAGCAGATAGGCCACCGCCAACACCATGTCAGCGGCGTCATAAGGCTTGGGAAGCGAGCCGATCGCCACGGTCTTGGCGGAACTCGCTCGGCTGACCTGGCCGCTGATCAGCAGGACCGGAATTCCCAAGGCCTTCAGGTGCTCGGCCAGCTCGATGCCGTCGTCACGCCCGGCGAGCCGGATGTTGACCAGCGCCAGGTCCGGCTTTTCAGCCTCAGCGACCTTCAGCGCATCGGCGTGTCGGTCGGTCAGGTCGAGCACCCTGTATCCTGCGTCGTGCAACTCGTCCCGGAGGAGTATCGCCACCAGCGCTTCATCCTCGACAATCATCAAGGTGGCGGTCTCGTCGGCTAGGCGCGCGCTCATGATCGTTCCTCCATTCGCAAGCCCGCCGAAACCGGCGGCTCCTCGGCCATCACAGGCGGCTGGCTCGCCGTCTCGGGATCGTCCTGAACCAGGGCGATCTGGGTGTGCTTGATGGAAACCTGGGTGCCGGGTTGCTCCGGCGTGACCTCGACCGAGGCGTTCAACTGCCCGGCCAACGCCCGGACAATGCTCGTGCCCAGGCCTGTTCGAAGCGGCGCCGTCAACGGCATGCCGACGCCATCGTCGCGGACGCAAAGAATCCAGTTTGGCCCGTGGAAATCGTAGTCGACCGTGATCTTGCCAGGCCGGCCATCGGGGAAGGCGTGCTTGAGCGCGTTGATGACGAGTTCGGTGACGATCAGGCCCAGGCTGACCGAGACCCTGGCCTCGACGACCCCATGGCCGCCCTCCACGGCCAAGGTGATGCGGTCGACCTCGCCGATCATCGAGGCCGCGATGTTTTCGCAAAGGCTTGTGAAATAGGTCCGCACCTCGATGTCGCCGCTTTCGGACGTCGACAGCATGCGTTCGAGGGCGGCGACGGACATCACCCGATGGTGAGCGTCCTTGAGATGTCCCCGCGTCTCGTCGGAGGTGGTCTTTCGCGCGTTCTGCAAGAGCACGCTGGCGATGATCTGCAGGCTGTTGGCGACCCGGTGCCGGACCTCCTGCAACAGCACGCTGCTTTCCGCCAGCGCGCGCGCCTTCGACGCCGCGTCGGCGAGCGAGTCGGTGATGTCCGACACCGCCACGAGGATCCGCGTTTGATCGAGATCCAGATAGGTCAGCCGTCTGGCTTGCACGACCAAGTGACGAACCCGCTCCAGGGGCCGATTGAGATCGATATCCCGGGCGCCCGGCGCGCTTTCCCCCGACACGGTCGCTATCATCAGGGATCGCAGTTCGGGGCTGTCCCATTCACCCCCGTCCAAGGCGTAGAGGGACTGCCCCGTCAACGCGGCCAGGTCGACGCCGAAGAGGTCGCAAAACGACGTGCTCGCCGCGATCACAGTCTGCTGGCCATCCAGGAGAAGAAGTGGCCCGGGCGACGACGTGACAATGGCCAACGCCAAGCTCAGGTCCACATCTTCGGAACTATGTCGTCGGGCAGGCATGGCGAGCCTTCGGAAAACCGGAGGCTCGCGGAGAGAAAGCCAAAGGCCGGGGAGTCGCGAGGACCATGATGGACGTCAAACGACGCTCGTGGGGTCGACCGCGTTCTTCGTAACGGTTTCAAGCCGGCTAGGTTGCACAGTGGGGCCTCATGATTTTCCCGTCCTGAAACGACGAAGGCCCGGCGGTCATCCCGCCGGGCCTTGTCTCGTTCAGCCGCGCTTCGGATCAGAAGAAGCGCTCGCCGATCCGGATCGTGTCGCCCGGCGCCACCGTGGTCGACGGGGCCAGCCCGCCCTTCACCTCGGTCGTTTCGCCGTTGTGCTTGATGTAGACGCTCTTCTTGTCGGCCCGGTAGGTGAAGCCGCCGGCGGTGGCCACCGCGTTCAGCACCGTCAGACCCGCCGTGTAGGGATAGGTGCCCGGCTTCTCGACTTCGCCCAGGATGTAGAATGGGCGGAAGGTCAGGACTTCGGCGCTGACGCGGGGCTCCTTCAGATAGCCGTCGCTGAGCGACTTCTGCACGGCGTCCTGGAACTGGCCGACCGTCAGGCCGCCCGCCTTGATCTCGCCGACCAGCGGCAGCGACATCAGACCGCTGCCCGTGACGAAGAACTCGCCCGACAGGGTGGGCTCGCCATAGACGGTCACCCGCACCTTGTCGCCGGCGCCGAGCAGATAGTCCATCGACTGCGCCGCCGGCACAGGCGTGTCGCTGACGATCGGCTGCTGGGCGCGCGCGGCGCCGCCCCCGCCGAGGCCGGCGATGCAGACGACCAGCGCCAACATCGAAAAGAGGCGCGAGAGTTTCGAAACACCGATCATCGCGAAGCGTCTCACCTTGGACGTTTAAAACCTGGGAACTTGTCAGACTTGGAAAACGAAATGCCACATCGCATGTGACCGTGACATGAACAAGATCAAGACTCAGGTCGCGCGCGCTTTACTAAACTGAATGATCTTAGGTTCGCCGCCATCAAGTCTAACGGCGGTCAGGACGCCGGTCGCATAGGCGCCGGTGTCGACATTGATCCGCTGGCGCCCCACGAAAGCCTCCTCCACCGGCGTGTGGCCGTGGACGACGGTGGCCTTCAGACCGTGCGGGTTGTCGAGGAATTCGTTGCGGATCCACAGCAGATCGGCAGGGACCTGGCGCTCCAGCGGCACGCCTGGACGCACGCCCGCATGAACGAAGACGTAGTCGCCATAGACGACCACAAGCTCCAGCTGGCGCAGGAACGCCTCGTGAGCCGACGGGAAGGCGGCGCGGAAGGCCTGGCGGGCCTGCTCCCAGGCCTCGGGTTCGGCGCGGCCCACGGGGCGCTGCACGCCGTAGGACATCAGCGTCTCGCCGCCGCCGTATTCGACCCAGGACGGTCCGGCCATCGGATCATCGAGGAAGTGCAGCAGCGTCTCTTCGTGATTGCCCATCAGGGTGCGAAATTCGAAACGCCCCTCGGCCGCCTGCGCCTTCAGCAGGATCAGCCGGTCGATCACCGCCGAGGACTGGGCGCCGCGGTCCACATAGTCGCCCAGCATGACCAGCACAGGCGGGTCTTCGCGCCCCGTGTCGCGATAGTCCTCGGTCACCGCCCCGATCAAGCCGTCCAGAAGGTCGAGCCGACCATGAACATCCCCCACGGCGTAAACCATCCGACCGCCCGTGGACGACGCGCGGCGCGACTGGGGCTTCGGACGAAAAAGGGACTTGAACATCGAACTCGCCAGGACGGCGACAGGCGCCGGAACCAAGAACTTTGATTTTGCCTCAGCCAGCGGCGTAGTTCAACGGCGCTCACGAGCGTTTACTCGCAATTCACCACGCCCGTTTCACTTCAATTTACTAAGTATATTTCCGTCTCATTGTAGTTAATTCTAGAATTACCACAGTTAAACATCCAGATTATACCATCTAAATTCAGCTCAAATTTGCGGCCCAAATGAATACTGACCCCACGAACACAGCGGGGTCAGCATGTTCAAGACGCGTAACATTGTT contains the following coding sequences:
- a CDS encoding NCS2 family permease; translated protein: MTFLERQFGLSAQGTSVRTEVLAGFTTFLTMAYIVIVNPAILGQTGMPIAAVAAATCLAAGFGSILMGLIANYPIALAPGMGLNAYFTFTVVKGMGLPWETALGCVFLSGVAFLILTVAGIRQLIVGAIPRPLFSAVAAGVGLFIAFIGLKEAGIIVANPATTVALGDLTQPTAVLAILGLAVMGGLMVWRVKGAILIGILVAAAAGWALGLAKVVPGESGLAALTATAFKLDVPAALHLNGGAGMAIAEVIFVFLFVDLFDNVGTLVAVTKKAGLVQPDGTIPRLNRILTADSIATIGGSLAGTSTVVSYIESASGVAAGGRTGLTAIVVGLLFLLTLFFAPWVQAIPAAATAPALIIVGSMMIGALADIDWEDPGVAIPAFLTVIAIPLTFSIANGLAFGITAFAVLKLARGQAKPGDWLLFVLAALFVARFIYMGSA
- a CDS encoding response regulator, yielding MSARLADETATLMIVEDEALVAILLRDELHDAGYRVLDLTDRHADALKVAEAEKPDLALVNIRLAGRDDGIELAEHLKALGIPVLLISGQVSRASSAKTVAIGSLPKPYDAADMVLAVAYLLARLHGDASLPKPSRLEVFDEAGFDLAPAA
- a CDS encoding sensor histidine kinase, whose product is MALAIVTSSPGPLLLLDGQQTVIAASTSFCDLFGVDLAALTGQSLYALDGGEWDSPELRSLMIATVSGESAPGARDIDLNRPLERVRHLVVQARRLTYLDLDQTRILVAVSDITDSLADAASKARALAESSVLLQEVRHRVANSLQIIASVLLQNARKTTSDETRGHLKDAHHRVMSVAALERMLSTSESGDIEVRTYFTSLCENIAASMIGEVDRITLAVEGGHGVVEARVSVSLGLIVTELVINALKHAFPDGRPGKITVDYDFHGPNWILCVRDDGVGMPLTAPLRTGLGTSIVRALAGQLNASVEVTPEQPGTQVSIKHTQIALVQDDPETASQPPVMAEEPPVSAGLRMEERS
- a CDS encoding polysaccharide biosynthesis/export family protein, translating into MIGVSKLSRLFSMLALVVCIAGLGGGGAARAQQPIVSDTPVPAAQSMDYLLGAGDKVRVTVYGEPTLSGEFFVTGSGLMSLPLVGEIKAGGLTVGQFQDAVQKSLSDGYLKEPRVSAEVLTFRPFYILGEVEKPGTYPYTAGLTVLNAVATAGGFTYRADKKSVYIKHNGETTEVKGGLAPSTTVAPGDTIRIGERFF
- a CDS encoding metallophosphoesterase family protein is translated as MFKSLFRPKPQSRRASSTGGRMVYAVGDVHGRLDLLDGLIGAVTEDYRDTGREDPPVLVMLGDYVDRGAQSSAVIDRLILLKAQAAEGRFEFRTLMGNHEETLLHFLDDPMAGPSWVEYGGGETLMSYGVQRPVGRAEPEAWEQARQAFRAAFPSAHEAFLRQLELVVVYGDYVFVHAGVRPGVPLERQVPADLLWIRNEFLDNPHGLKATVVHGHTPVEEAFVGRQRINVDTGAYATGVLTAVRLDGGEPKIIQFSKARAT